The Pseudocalidococcus azoricus BACA0444 genomic sequence AGCCCCTTGAGTCATTACAGGCACAGGTTCATGGAGGGACAAATTCCCTTGCTCATCGACAATACCTGTGACTTCTAAGCCAGTGACTGGGGCTTTGGGGTTACTCTACTTCTGCCGCTCGCTTAAAGGCTTCGTCTAAGACTTCTGAAAGGGTCGGGTGAGTATGGACCATAAAGGCCAATTCCTTAACATTGGTATTTTTCGCAATCGCATTGGCGGCTTCTTGAATCAAATCTGAAGCGTGCAGGCCAAAGATATGGGTGCCTAAAATCTCGCCCGTGTCGGGCCGGAAAATCACCTTAGCAATTCCATCGGTTTCTCCCTCGGCCAGGGCTTTGGAGTTGCCTTTGAAATAGGTGCGAACACTGGAAACTGGAAACCCTTCTGCCTCACCGAGTTTTTTTGCATCCGGTTCAGTTAAGCCGACAAAGCTAATTTCGGGATGGGTAAACGCCGCCGCCGGAATACTGCGATAGTTAACGGTGCGCGACCGGCCGGCAATGTTTTCCACAACGGTAATCCCTTGGGCAGAAGCGGCATGGGCCAACATCATTTTGCCAGTGGCATCCCCAATCGCCCAAAGATTTTTCACAGGTTTGCCATTTTTGAGGACGGCCATCTGATCATTGACTGGGATAAAGCCCCGCTGATCGGTTTCCACTCCCACTGTTTCCAGGCCCAGGTCTTTGGTTGCCGGAATCCGCCCCGTAGCCACTAAACAGGCATCCACTTCTAAAATTTCGGTGACTTCCTTGGTTTTGGGATCCGCTAATTCGATGACAACAGGCGATCCAGGAGTGATTTTCTTGGCAATTTTGCCCGTGTGGGTTTCAATATCGCGGGGAGTAATCAAGACCCGTTGGGCGATTTTGGCAATGTCCGGGTCAAACGTGGGCATCAGTTGATCGAGAGCTTCAATCATCGTCACTTCACAGCCGAGAGCCGTATAAATATCGGAAAACTCCAGGCCAATGTAGCCACTGCCAATAATCGCAATCCAATCGGGGAGCCAATCCAACTGCACGGCCTGGTCACTGGTAAAGACAGTTTTGCCATCCACCTCAATCCCCGGCGGCACCCAGGGAATCGAACCACTGGCAATGATGATGTTTTCAGCGGTGACGGTCTTTTCCCCAGTTGGGGTAGTCACTGTGACCTTTTGATTTCCGGCCACCTTGCCCCGGCCGACGAGAATATCCACCCCCAAGCGTTTGATGCTGTTGGTTAAGTCCCCCCGAATTTTCTGCACCAGATTTTTTGCATGATTCGCAATACCGCCCCGCTCAAAACTCACCTGACCCAGCTGAATCCCCAAAGTTTGCAGGTGATGAGCCTGTTTCAGTTCCCGCACCCGGCCTGAGGCTGCCAACAAGGCCTTTGAGGGAATACAGCCGCGATTGACACAGGTGCCGCCCATATCCGCTGCTTCGATAATGGCCGTCTTTAAGCCACAACTGACCGCATGGAGAGCCGCCCCATGGCCACCGACCCCGGCCCCAATAATGACCAAATCGTAGTCAAAACTCACGCTGCGGACTCCTTCTTCGACAATGACACGATGAAAATTAGGTAATTATCTGGATGGACTTGGGTTGTGGCCACCAGAGCCATTCAAGCTACCAATGTTTCATCCTATCGGATTGCGGGTATTCTGGGCCTGGGTGATGTTGCCAAACAACGGACTCTTCCTCAGCCTGTGCCTCAGATCAACAAAGCGGGGTTCAGCGCAATTCAACCTACAGGCCAGCTAAAGACAAACCCGGCAAGAAATTCCCCAAATATTTCTCCACACCCTTCGGATCTGTGAGGAGCTGATTAGAAATTTGCTGGGCCTGTTCACCGGGGTAGACATCTTCTTGTCCATCAATCACGGCCTGGAGGGTATCTTTAACGACTTCTGTGGGTTCAACCTTGGGATCGGGCCAATCTTTGGCGAGTTCCGTGTTAACAGTTCCCGGCATCACTCCAATCACTAAAGTCCCCTGGGCCATCAATTCTGCCCTAATCCCCTGAGTTAGAGAGAATGCCGCCGCCTTAGATGCACTGTAGGAGCCACTAAAGGGCAAGTTGATTTTCCCAAGCAAGGACAGAATGTTGACAATTGCACCACCCCCTTGTTGTTTCAGGCCTGGGGCAAAGGCCCGACACATGGACAACAGCCCAAAATAGTTGAGTTCCATTTCCTGCCGGGCTGCATCTAAATTAACAGCAGCGATTAAGCCTTGATTCAGGGATGTTCCAGCATTATTAATCAAGATAGTCACATCAGAACATTGTCGGGCAGCAGCGGCGACAGACTCAGGATTGACAATATTTAACTCAACCGGAATGACTCGATGCGGTTCTAAGGAAACTAACGAATTTAGCTTAGAAACATCTCTGGCACAGGCATAAACTTTACCAGCTTCTGACTCCAGTAATTGTTGAACAAAAATCGAACCAATTCCCCCGTTTGCCCCCGTAACGAGTGCTACTGAACCTTTAATATTCATACTTTTCCCGGTTGTTATTGACCAGATTCAGCATAGTGATAAAGTTATAATTAGTCAAATCAATATTAAAAATACTAATTATCAATGAAATCAATAAAACTGGCAAACATTGACTTAAATTTACTGATTGCCTTTGAAGCCTTGTATCACGAGCAAAGTGTGACTCTGGCAGCGCAACGGCTCAATGTGGGGCAGCCAGCCATGAGTTCTGCGTTAGGGCGACTCCGGTTAATTTTTGAAGATGAATTATTTATACGGATTGGCCGACAGATGCGTCCCACGGCTACAGCCCAGGCCATTGCGCCAAAGTTAATCAATGCCTTGGAGATGATTCGAGAGGCCTTACAGGAACAACAATTATTTGATCCGGCTACAGATCAACGAGCCTTTACGATTGCCGCACCGGACTATCTCTCAAACTTGATTGTGCCCAAAATCCTAGACGTTCTCACCCTGAAAGCCCCAAACATTGACCTACGCCTAATAACGGTACAAAAAGAATCGTGTTTCAATTTGTTGGCGGAGGGAGTTGTGGACTGTGTTCTGGGAACGTTTGAGGATGTACCCAATCATTTTTTTCAGGAATCGTTGTTTTTCGAGGGGTTCATGGGTATTTGCCAGGCCAACCATCCTGCCATTGATTGCATGGACTTAGCGCATTTTGTCCAATTTCCCCATGCGTTATTTACCCTGCGCCGTGATGCCACCGGAGCGATTGACCAGGCCTTGGCTGAATATGGCTTAAGGCGACGAATTTTGTTAACCACTCCCTATTGGTTTATTTTGCCGGCTGTGATTGCGACATCGGATATTTTGACAGCCGTACCCACCTGTTTTAGCCGTCATTTGCTGGATAATTATGCCTTGGCTTCATTTGAAATTCCCCTTGATCTTCCGTCTTGGTCAGTTTCAATGGTTTGGCATCAACTCCAGGATCAAGATGTTGCAAGTCATTGGTTGCGGCAAGTGATCCAACGGGTTTGTCGGGAAAATTTTATCAACATTTCCTAAATTTAAAATGTATAAGTTTTAGATAAAAAAGAATCAAAACAATTATAGTTATTTCTGCTGAAACTGAGATATTCAAAAGTCCTACTTATAAAGGTTTCATACTCCTAAGTGACATGACTACACCTCAGAAAATGATGGATGTTAGTCTCTATAGCCTCATTTTGGATCAGACTTTTGGTGAGAGCAATCTGGGGATATTTAATTAAATATTAATCTATGTTTTGTATTGAGATTAGTGACTAGTTGAAGAACACGGAACTCTATCCACAAATTCAATTCAAAAAGATTAGCAGTAGCAACGTGAGTATCCTGATTTAGGGACTGATGGTTAATCGAGATTGAGGGAGGATGGACGCAATTTATGGCGAAGTTGTAGTATCTTGGAATTAGTTATCTGCCCTAAGTGGCTAAACCTATTCAGGTAATTAGGAGTTCGGTTCACTATGTCCCCCATCCAGGCCCCTACCCTCGACTACACCAGTGAGACCTATAAGGATGCTTACAGCCGGATCAATGGGATTGTGATTGAGGGAGAAAAAGAGGCTCACGAAAACTATATTTCCCTGACTAAGCTGATCCCTGACTATGAAGAGGATTTACTCCGCCTCTCCAAAATGGAAGCCCGCCATAAAAAAGGGTTTGAAGCCTGTGGACGGAATTTAGCCGTTTCCCCGGATTTGGATTTTGCTGAAAGGTTTTTTGCGGATCTCCATAATAATTTTCAAGTCGCGGCGGCTGAGGGAAAAATTGCCACCTGTTTGGTAATCCAGGCCCTGATCATTGAATGTTTTGCGATTGCTGCTTACAACATTTATATTCCGATGGCCGATGATTTTGCTCGGAAAATTACTGAGGGTGTGGTTAAAGACGAATATTCCCACTTGAATTTTGGCGAGGTTTGGCTCCAAGAGAATTTTGAAGCGGTGAAAGCTGAGGTGGAGACGGCCAACAAGGAAAACTTACCCCTCGTCTGGCGGATGTTGAATCAGGTGGAGAAGGATGCCAAGGTTTTAGGGATGGATAAAGATGCCTTGGTTGAAGATTTTATGATTCAGTACAGTGGGGCACTCGAAAATATTGGCTTTACCACTCGAGAAATTATGAAAATGTCTATGCATGGCCTGGTGGCGGCTTAGGGTAGATTGAGTTCTAAGTTACACAACTCATTTTTGTAAGACCTAGGGGTTTGTTAGCGCATCGGGGCCTGGTGAGTATAATCAGGTTATTCAGCCCATGCAGCTAGTTTCAGCCTCTAGGTCAGTTTTATGATTGCCCAATCTAGCTCCACCTATGTCAGTACGGAAGAGTATTTAGAATTAGAGCAAAATAGTCCAGAAAAGCATGAGTACATTGATGGCCTGGTTTATGCAATGGCTGGGACAACGGATACCCATAACATCATTGTTGGTAATCTTTATTTACTAATTCGGAATCACTTGCGTGGAAGCAATTGCCGGGTATATTTCTCGGATTTGAAGGTGCGCCTAGAAAAAAGAAATTGTTTTTACTATCCTGACTTGCTGGTAACCTGCACTGAACAAGATTTAGAAACAAGTACTTATAAACGATTTCCAAAGCTCATCATTGAAGTTTTATCCGACTCAACTGAGGCTTTTGATCGGGGTAATAAGTTCACTGACTATCAAACTTTAGATAGCTTGGAAGAATATGTTTTAATCAATACAACCCGGCCGCGTTTGGACTCCTTTCAGCGTGATCAGCTAGGAAAATGGAGCTATCAATCCTATGGCGATGAGATATTTGATCTGAATAGCATTAATTTTACTTGGGAGATCAAACAACTATATTTAGATACATAAATTCAGTTCTCAGTATTCATAGAAATAACCATGATTGCCCAGTCCAAACCTAATAACTTAAGTCCTGAAGAGTATTTACTGTTTGAAGAGTCCAGTCAAGAAAAACATGAGTACATTAATGGGCAAGTCTATGCAATGGCCGGGGCTAACAGTAACCATGTCACAATCTGTATCAACTTAGTCACGATGCTACGGGATCATGTGCGGGGCCTGGGCTGTCAGATTTTTATGAGTGATATGAAAGTTAGGATTGAAGAGAAAAACTGTTACTACTATCCAGACATATTCGTAACTTGCAATAACCAAGATCGAGACAATAATACTTATAAGCAGTTTCCAAAGCTCATTATTGAAGTTTTATCCGACTCAACTGAAGCTTTTGACCGTGGAAATAAGTTTTATGATTACTCAACCCTAGAAAGTCTAGAAGAATATATATTAATTAATAGCAACAAACAGCAATTAGACTGTTTCCGTAAAGTAAAAGATCATAGGTGGGAAATTTACTTCTACCGTGATAATGACTTTAGAATAGATTCAATTAATTTCACGAGCAACATTATGAAAATCTATGAGGATACAGAATTACTCTTTTAATAACCTGCAATTAGACAACAAAAAATAAGTTAATCAAAAACAATAATTTGTCCACAATTTTTCAATGCATTTACGATGTTTCGACTTTGTTTGTTGGCAAAATCTTGAATATCTGTGTAGGGGCGTTTATCAATTATTTTACGAGCACTTGTATTTTTAATACCTTTGATTTTCATCAGATCTTCAAGTGATACTGAATTGATTTTGATTGTTGTTGAAACAGGATTAATAATTTTCAATATCCTATCAATAGTATCTAACCGCTTTTTTTGCAACAAATATAATTTATTCTCTTGTTCCTGTAGTGTTTTCAATGATTCTTCAAGATTATATAAATCTATTGGAGACATTAACTGACAAATTTCTTGTTTTGCTATTTCTACTTCATCATCTGTTAATTTAAGAACCCAGGCCGATAGCTTCTCAAGTTTGATAGATTTAGCAGCATAGAAAACATCAGCACCATGTAAAATTTCATAAAAAGTATCGTCCTCTTTATGAACACGTCTAACAATCAATGGTGAAATATTTCCATGAAATCTAACTAAACTATTACGAATCAACTCAATCTTTTTATCATCAAGACTCAGTGAAGATTTCGGTTCAATTATAGATTCGGTATAAATTTCACCATGAATCAACTCACGTGGCTTTAAGTGGCGATAAATTTGTTCATTTTGATCAAGATAATCAGACATTTTTAGTATTCTGTATTTTTTGATTTTGTTCAATTATATTAAGAGCTAAATTGTTATAACTCTCTATGACTCTATCTGCGGCTTCTTTGCCTGAGCTAGTTAAGCTATTATAGAAGATTTCCGATTGAATTGGACATTTATTTTCTGTTGCCTTTGAAACTACGAGTAATTGAGGAGTCCATGCTTTTTCTGGGAGTATCTCAACTCTTTGTTGAATCCTATTTAAGAGTTTGAAGATATTAGCTTTCATTTCAAAATTATTATTACTGTTATTTTGAACATAGCGGCTAACAGAAATTCCAAGAACGTGAATTGGACGATCAATAACATCAGCAATAATGAAAGTTCGATTCAACACATACTCTAATGCTCGTACAGGATAAGGGGCTAATTCAGTAGGAATTAATACTGCTGATGATGCGAATAAAGCGATAGTATTTACTTTACTGAATGATGGAGGCGGATCAATTAAGATGAAATCATAGTTATGTTTTTTGAGTTTTTTATATAGAACCTGATCACTATCAAAAAGTTTGATCAAGTCAGGCTCCATATCTGCCAACCGAATATGTGAAGGGACAATATCTAATTTAAGATTTTTCCAGGCCTTCTTATAAATAACCTGATCTAAAGTCGTGTCTTTCTCAAGTAAGAGATGCGTAATATCTTTTCTTCCTTGGTCTTCAACGTCCTTGAGAGGATCAATCCCAAGTCCAATACTTAAATTTGCTTGGGCATCAACATCTATTAACAAAACTTTTTTACCCATTTGAGCTAGAGCAGCACCCAAATTGATGGTCATTGTGGTTTTGCCAACGCCACCTTTGTTATTGAAGACTGTAATAATCATGGGCTTTGTTTGAGGAATTTCAGGAAACTGATCCCTAAATGTAGGATAAACCCTATTCACTACCTTACTAAATTGAGCATAGGTTTGTTGTTGTCTTTGATACAAGTGATGAATAAAGCCAAGGGCTGCTTTGTGGTGAAGGAGGGTTGATAATTTGTTAATTTTTGTAAAATCATCTGACTCTCGTAACTCTTGAACTAATTGAGGGTGTTGGTTTGCAAACGGATTAAAATAAAAAAGATGGAGTTGTTTGCCATTCGTGAGCAGGCCAAAGAGTCCTTTTGTTTGTTGTAAGTAGGTTTTGAGTTGTTGGCTTTTGTGTTTCAAATTCACCTTAGGGGCTTTAACTTCGATGACTAAAAACGGGAAATGAGGAATTTGGGCATCGTGGGGTTTAACAATGAAATCGGGTTTGATTCTCGCGACTGTGGGCTGGGCCTGCCAATCTTTTTCGGTGTAGCCCAATCGGTTCAAAAATGGAATGATTATTTTCTGTTCGACATCTGCTTCCGTTTCACAGGCATCAATTTTAGAAAATATAGCTTCATAGTCTTTCTGTTCCATAACTTATCTTCCTGATGCCCCATCTCCAGATAAGAGAATTTGATATAAATCTGTGCGCCGATCTCGGAAAAAGCCAAAGGCTGCCCTTGTTGTTTGAATTTGCTCTAAATCAAATGTAGCCGTAATAATTCCTGACTGATGGCGATCCAATTCTGCAACTTTATCGCCCCGAATATCGGCAATAAATGAACTGCCATAAAACACCTGGCCACCTTCATTGCCAATTCGATTTGCCGCCACCACCGGGATAATATTTGCTACAGCATGGCCAATCATCACCCGCTGCCAAGGGTCTTTCGTGTCCAGGCCTGGATCGTGGGGTTCACTGCCAATCGCTGTGGGATAGAGCAAGACATCCGCCCCCAATAACGTCATTGCCCGCGCGCATTCAGGAAACCACTGATCCCAACAAATCCCCACCCCAATCACGCCATATTTGGTTTGCCATACCTTAAAGCCTGTATCTCCCGGCCGGAAGTAAAACTTTTCCTCATAGCCCGGCCCGTCAGGAATATGACTTTTACGATAGACTCCCAAAACTTGGCCATCGGCATCAATGATCACGACACTGTTGTAATAGGCGGGGCCTGCTTTTTCAAATAAGGAAACCGGAATGACCACATTAAGTTCTGCGGCAAGGGTCTGGAAATGGCAAACAGTTGGATGGTTATCTAAGGGGCGGGCCTGGGCAAAGAATTCCTCCTTCTCCTCACGACAAAAGTAATGACCTTCTAGGAGTTCTGAGGGTAGGATAATTTGCGCGCCCTTTGCCTTGGCCTGGTGAATATAATCCGTAATGGTTTTTAGGTTTTCATCCCGGCTAGGACTAAAGGCCATCTGAATTGCTGCAACGGTGATGTGTTTCATGGGTCTCGTCTTAATTCAAGGTTTAGATTAAAGCTGTTGTTGAGTAATGCAGTGAAAAGCTCCCCCCCCGAAAAGAATATGTTTGGCACTCAGTCCGATAGTCTGGCGATTGGGAAAGAGTTGGGCAATGGCGTTAACGGCGGGCTGATCAAACTCACTGCCATAGGTGGGGACAATCACGGTTTGATTGGCAATGTAAAAGTTGACATAACTGGCAGGCATCACAGTTCCCTCTGCATCTAAAACCAGGCCGGGAGAAGGAATCTTCACAACCTCTAGGGGACGACCTTGGGCAGTGGTGAATGTGACTAAATCCTCGGCAATTTGTTTTAGCGTTGCAGCATTTACATCTTCCTCCGTCAAACTTTCCATACAGACTACAACCCCAGGCCGAACAAAGCGCACCAAGGTATCAATATGCCCATCGGTATGATCATTTTCCAGGCCTTGATCCAGCCATAGCACCTGTTGATAACCCAAGACTGCCTTCAGAGATGCTGTAATTTCAGATGGGGTCAGGTGAGGATTTCGATTGGGATTGAGTAAACATTGCCGCGTCGTTAAACAAGTACCTTGACCATCGGTTTCAATTGCGCCCCCTTCTAAAACAAAGGGAAAGGAATATTGAGGTAAATCCACGGCCTGGGCGATGTTTTCAGCGACTTGAGCATCTCCAGGTAAGGCATACTTTTCCCCCCAGCCATTAAACCGAAACCGAACGGTAGCTGTTTTTCCATCTGGATTGACTAAGAAAATTGGCCCCGTATCCCGTAACCAAATATCACCGAAAGGAATTTGATAAAACTCTGGCTCTAATCCTGTCAGCAATTCCCGTGCCTTTAGTTCTCCGGCTGCATCTAAGACCAGAATTTTTAAGCGTTCTCCTTGGAGCTTACCGGTGATGGGATCAGGAAATGCGATGGCCTGGCAGAGGGCGGCAAATTCCGCTTGCACCAATGGTAAATTCTGGCCCCATAGCTCCTCATGACTGGGAAAGGCTAACCAACAGGCCTGGTGAAATTGCCACTCTGCCGGATGATAAAAGCCTGGGGCTGGGGGAACCATAATCACTCTCGGGCCTGGGGCGAAAATACGCTTAAATTGTACCGAGTCCGGGCCTGGGGATTCCTATAGTCCACCATATTCTTCCAAAAACGGAGAAGATTGATCAAGGCTCCTCGAGTTTGGGGGGAGGGTTCGAGGGTATACCGTAACTGGACAACAGCAAATTGACTTTGGAGATCAGCTCGATAAGCCGCTCGTCCTCTTGCCTCCACCGCTCGTCTGCGATCCTCATTTGCTCGTCTTCTTTCTGCATCCGCAAGATTTCGTTCTGGATCTGCTCTCTGTCTTTCCTCGTCTGCTCGGCGATCTCTTTAGTCTTTCGCGCGCGCTTGCTTCAATCCCACGATATCGGCTTCAATGTCCAGTGTTCCACTCAAGGCCCAGATTAACTACCAAAGCCAATGTGGCCACCATGAAGGTTGCAAAACTCCACTGGAGGTAGGTAAAGGGGAAGAGTGGGAGGGGGATGGTTCGGAGTTTCCATAAAATCTGAAGAGGCCGCAAGGGCAAAGAGAAATGTCCTTAAGGAGCGGGGTAACCGGCCAAGTAACGTCACCATTTTTGTAGTCTAGCCATAATTTCTAGGGAATTAGGGTGTCATGATCTAGGCTAGAGGTAGTAATAAGTTGGCTGCTATGGAACTCAATGTCCAAATTCTCCGCCAGGCCCCGGATGCGGCTCCCTATTCCCAGACCTTTCGCCTTGATATTTCCCCCGGAGCTACGGTTCTCGACTGTCTGAATCAAATTAAATGGTCACAGGACGGGACTCTAGCCTTTCGCAAAAATTGCCGTAATACGATCTGTGGTAGTTGTGGAATGCGGATCAATGGCCGGGCTGCCTTGGCCTGTCAAAACAGTGTTGCCAATGAACTGAAGCGGTCTCTACAGCCCCAGACGATCACCATTGCCCCCTTGGGAAACTTACCGGTAGTCCGCGACCTCATTGTGGATATGCAACCCTTTTGGCAAAACCTAGATGATGTTAATCCCTACGTCAGTACGGCGGCCCGCAGCTTAGGAGAGGGGGAATTTCGCCAAACCCCAGGCCAACGGGCCAAACTCAATGAGATGGGCAACTGTATTATGTGCGGGGCCTGTTACTCGGACTGCAATGGCAAAGAGGTCAATCCTGAATTTGTCGGCCCCCATGCCTTAGCTAAGGCCTATCGGATGTTGGCGGATAATCGGGATCAGGCTACGGATCAACGCCTAGAGGAATATAACTCGACTGCCGGAGTGTGGGGCTGTACCCGGTGTTTTAATTGCAATACAGTTTGTCCGATGGATGTGGCACCGTTGGATCAAATTAGCAAGATTAAGGGGGAAATTCTGACGCAAGCCCAGGGATTACCGGCCCCGCGTCCGATTCGTCATCGCCAAGTTTTAGTGGATTTAGTCAAACGCGGCGGTTGGGTTGATGAACGTAAATTTGGCCTGGAGGTGGTCGGTAATAAATTTCGGGATCTGCGGGGGTTGCTGAGTTTGCTGCCCTTGGGTTGGCGGATGGTGCAGCGGGGGAAATTCCCGATGAGTTTTGAAAAATCAGCCGGACAGGCCCAGGTGCAAGGGTTAATTGAGTCTGTGCAATCCTTAGAAAAGAGCCAAGCCCATCAAGGAGTTCGTTCCCATGAGTGAGCCAAATTCCCCGGAGACAGCCCCCAAACCCAGTTTTGGTTGGAGCTATTACGCTGAACTGATTAATGGTCGCTTTGCCATGATTGGCTTTGTGGCTCTGTTGGTTTTAGAACTGGTCACTGGTACGGATTTTTTTAGTTGGATCGGCCTTCGCTAAGTCCCTATGGCCAGTATCACCCTCCACAATGTCAGCCGCCGCTTTCAGGATTCCCATTTAGGGCCCGAGGCCAGTGGCGGCATTGAACCCCTGAGCTTAGAAATTCCCGATGGTGAATTTTGGGTATTGGTTGGCCCCTCTGGCTGCGGGAAGTCCACGATTTTGAGATTGATTGCTGGCCTGGAAACCCCAACCACTGGGGAAATTTATATTGGCTCCCGTTTAGTTAATCAACTGCCGGCCCAGGCCCGCGATGTGGCGATGGTCTTCCAAAACTATGCCCTCTATCCCCATTTGACGGTGGCGGAAAATATTGGCTTTGGCTTGAAAATGCGGAAAACAGACCCCAGCAAAATCCAAGCTCAGGTGCAACGGATTGCCCAAATGTTAGCAATTAGCCACCTGCTGGCCCGCAAACCGAAGCAACTTTCTGGGGGACAACAACAACGGGTCGCCCTCGGCCGGGCCATTGCCCGCGAACCCCAAGTCTTTCTGCTGGATGAACCCCTCTCAAATTTAGATGCTCAACTCCGAGACGATACCCGAGCCGAACTCAAACAACTCCATCAAACCATTGGCGTAACCACCCTCTATGTCACCCATGACCAAATTGAGGCGATGACCTTAGCGGATCGGATTGTCGTCCTCAATCGGGGTCAGGTACAGCAAATTGGTACACCAGCAGAAATTTATCAAGCTCCCGCTAATCGGATGGTGGCCAGCTTTATGGGGCAACCGGCCATGAATCTTTGGCCTGGAGTCTATGAGGATGGGCAGGTGCAGTTTGGCGAGCAGGGTATTCCTTGTCCTGGGGCCTTAAAACCGAGATTGCGGGCGGGGATCGGGTTGGAGTTGGGGATTCGCCCAGAACATTTACAGGTAGAACCAACAGCGGCCGAGATGACCCTTAAAGCCCAGGTAATCCTCGTAGAACCGATGGGGCGAGAAGTCTGGTTGCATTGTCAACTCCCCGGCCTGGTGGCTCATCCCCTCTTAGTCATCGCCCCCACAGATCATCAGCCAACCTTAGGGGAATGGTTAAAACTAGGCTTTAGCAGTGAGTATCTCTATCTATTTGAGCAAGCCACGGGTCAGACCTTGCTATAGAGCCTCAGCCCAGGCCAGGTAAGGTAATTTCGCCGCCACTGCTTTGATTTGTTCCCCTTGGGCGACTAACTGACCACAGGCATCCCATTGGCCGGAACGAAACATTTGCCGGATCCCTTCTCCCATGACCACGCTA encodes the following:
- a CDS encoding Uma2 family endonuclease; this encodes MIAQSSSTYVSTEEYLELEQNSPEKHEYIDGLVYAMAGTTDTHNIIVGNLYLLIRNHLRGSNCRVYFSDLKVRLEKRNCFYYPDLLVTCTEQDLETSTYKRFPKLIIEVLSDSTEAFDRGNKFTDYQTLDSLEEYVLINTTRPRLDSFQRDQLGKWSYQSYGDEIFDLNSINFTWEIKQLYLDT
- the lpdA gene encoding dihydrolipoyl dehydrogenase, coding for MSFDYDLVIIGAGVGGHGAALHAVSCGLKTAIIEAADMGGTCVNRGCIPSKALLAASGRVRELKQAHHLQTLGIQLGQVSFERGGIANHAKNLVQKIRGDLTNSIKRLGVDILVGRGKVAGNQKVTVTTPTGEKTVTAENIIIASGSIPWVPPGIEVDGKTVFTSDQAVQLDWLPDWIAIIGSGYIGLEFSDIYTALGCEVTMIEALDQLMPTFDPDIAKIAQRVLITPRDIETHTGKIAKKITPGSPVVIELADPKTKEVTEILEVDACLVATGRIPATKDLGLETVGVETDQRGFIPVNDQMAVLKNGKPVKNLWAIGDATGKMMLAHAASAQGITVVENIAGRSRTVNYRSIPAAAFTHPEISFVGLTEPDAKKLGEAEGFPVSSVRTYFKGNSKALAEGETDGIAKVIFRPDTGEILGTHIFGLHASDLIQEAANAIAKNTNVKELAFMVHTHPTLSEVLDEAFKRAAEVE
- a CDS encoding AAA family ATPase — its product is MEQKDYEAIFSKIDACETEADVEQKIIIPFLNRLGYTEKDWQAQPTVARIKPDFIVKPHDAQIPHFPFLVIEVKAPKVNLKHKSQQLKTYLQQTKGLFGLLTNGKQLHLFYFNPFANQHPQLVQELRESDDFTKINKLSTLLHHKAALGFIHHLYQRQQQTYAQFSKVVNRVYPTFRDQFPEIPQTKPMIITVFNNKGGVGKTTMTINLGAALAQMGKKVLLIDVDAQANLSIGLGIDPLKDVEDQGRKDITHLLLEKDTTLDQVIYKKAWKNLKLDIVPSHIRLADMEPDLIKLFDSDQVLYKKLKKHNYDFILIDPPPSFSKVNTIALFASSAVLIPTELAPYPVRALEYVLNRTFIIADVIDRPIHVLGISVSRYVQNNSNNNFEMKANIFKLLNRIQQRVEILPEKAWTPQLLVVSKATENKCPIQSEIFYNSLTSSGKEAADRVIESYNNLALNIIEQNQKIQNTKNV
- the aguB gene encoding N-carbamoylputrescine amidase; this translates as MKHITVAAIQMAFSPSRDENLKTITDYIHQAKAKGAQIILPSELLEGHYFCREEKEEFFAQARPLDNHPTVCHFQTLAAELNVVIPVSLFEKAGPAYYNSVVIIDADGQVLGVYRKSHIPDGPGYEEKFYFRPGDTGFKVWQTKYGVIGVGICWDQWFPECARAMTLLGADVLLYPTAIGSEPHDPGLDTKDPWQRVMIGHAVANIIPVVAANRIGNEGGQVFYGSSFIADIRGDKVAELDRHQSGIITATFDLEQIQTTRAAFGFFRDRRTDLYQILLSGDGASGR
- a CDS encoding aldehyde oxygenase (deformylating), yielding MSPIQAPTLDYTSETYKDAYSRINGIVIEGEKEAHENYISLTKLIPDYEEDLLRLSKMEARHKKGFEACGRNLAVSPDLDFAERFFADLHNNFQVAAAEGKIATCLVIQALIIECFAIAAYNIYIPMADDFARKITEGVVKDEYSHLNFGEVWLQENFEAVKAEVETANKENLPLVWRMLNQVEKDAKVLGMDKDALVEDFMIQYSGALENIGFTTREIMKMSMHGLVAA
- a CDS encoding LysR family transcriptional regulator; translation: MKSIKLANIDLNLLIAFEALYHEQSVTLAAQRLNVGQPAMSSALGRLRLIFEDELFIRIGRQMRPTATAQAIAPKLINALEMIREALQEQQLFDPATDQRAFTIAAPDYLSNLIVPKILDVLTLKAPNIDLRLITVQKESCFNLLAEGVVDCVLGTFEDVPNHFFQESLFFEGFMGICQANHPAIDCMDLAHFVQFPHALFTLRRDATGAIDQALAEYGLRRRILLTTPYWFILPAVIATSDILTAVPTCFSRHLLDNYALASFEIPLDLPSWSVSMVWHQLQDQDVASHWLRQVIQRVCRENFINIS
- a CDS encoding Uma2 family endonuclease, with translation MIAQSKPNNLSPEEYLLFEESSQEKHEYINGQVYAMAGANSNHVTICINLVTMLRDHVRGLGCQIFMSDMKVRIEEKNCYYYPDIFVTCNNQDRDNNTYKQFPKLIIEVLSDSTEAFDRGNKFYDYSTLESLEEYILINSNKQQLDCFRKVKDHRWEIYFYRDNDFRIDSINFTSNIMKIYEDTELLF
- a CDS encoding SDR family oxidoreductase: MNIKGSVALVTGANGGIGSIFVQQLLESEAGKVYACARDVSKLNSLVSLEPHRVIPVELNIVNPESVAAAARQCSDVTILINNAGTSLNQGLIAAVNLDAARQEMELNYFGLLSMCRAFAPGLKQQGGGAIVNILSLLGKINLPFSGSYSASKAAAFSLTQGIRAELMAQGTLVIGVMPGTVNTELAKDWPDPKVEPTEVVKDTLQAVIDGQEDVYPGEQAQQISNQLLTDPKGVEKYLGNFLPGLSLAGL
- a CDS encoding ParB N-terminal domain-containing protein; its protein translation is MSDYLDQNEQIYRHLKPRELIHGEIYTESIIEPKSSLSLDDKKIELIRNSLVRFHGNISPLIVRRVHKEDDTFYEILHGADVFYAAKSIKLEKLSAWVLKLTDDEVEIAKQEICQLMSPIDLYNLEESLKTLQEQENKLYLLQKKRLDTIDRILKIINPVSTTIKINSVSLEDLMKIKGIKNTSARKIIDKRPYTDIQDFANKQSRNIVNALKNCGQIIVFD